One part of the Kryptolebias marmoratus isolate JLee-2015 linkage group LG13, ASM164957v2, whole genome shotgun sequence genome encodes these proteins:
- the LOC108238992 gene encoding sodium/hydrogen exchanger 6-like, whose translation MESTLRRFLAVRPTKGLLLLPFLLSVLLVGSLGDNGGLDKVTERMAEESHRQDSAYLLIFIMLLTLTILTIWLFKHRRFRFLHETGLAMIYGLLVGVILRFGIHVPQSMSDVILSCATNSSPATLLVNVSGQFYEYTLRGEVSRSKGQVQDDEMLRKVTFDPEVFFNILLPPIIFHAGYSLKRRHFFRNIGSILAYAFMGTVISCFVIGLIMYGFVSFMKVVGQLGGDFYFTDCLFFGAIVSATDPVTVLAIFNELKVDVDLYALLFGESVLNDAVAIVLSSSIVAYQPAGDNSHSFEAMAVVKSFGVFLGVFSGSFALGVVTGVLTAFVTKFTKLRDFPLLETALFFLMSWSTFLLAEACGFTGVVAVLFCGITQAHYTYNNLSPESQDRTKQLFELLNFLAENFIFSYMGLTLFSFQSHVFNPLFIIGAFVAVFLGRAANIYPLSFLLNLGRRNKIGPNFQHVMMFAGLRGAMTFALSIRDTATYARQMMFSTTLLIVFFTVWICGGGTTPMLSFMSIPVGVDSDQENSSSAVLDGSQRRSTKQESAWPFRIWYNFDHNYLKPLLTHSGPPLTATLPTCCGPLARCLTSPQAYENEGQLQDDDTDFILNDANVSSMYADVTVSTDSSGARTVNPKRSATAGGGSFNDGLDHELAVAERDVAIRGTRLVLPMDDPVDPPTTVTLPPPPSPPRSEPHRHRL comes from the exons ATGGAATCCACGCTGAGGCGCTTTCTTGCCGTCAGGCCGACAAAGGGGCTCCTTCTGCTGCCCTTCCTGCTGTCGGTGCTGCTCGTCGGCAGCCTGGGTGACAACGGCGGGCTGGATAAGGTTACCGAGAGGATGGCTGAGGAGAGCCACCGACAGGACAGCGCTTATCTGCTCATCTTCATCATGCTTTTAACGCTCACCATCCTCACCATATGGCTCTTCAAGCACCGCCGGTTCCGGTTCCTACACGAGACGGGGCTCGCTATGATCTACG GCCTGTTGGTGGGTGTGATCCTGCGGTTTGGCATCCACGTGCCCCAAAGCATGAGCGACGTGATCCTTAGCTGCGCCACCAACTCCAGCCCCGCCACCTTGCTGGTCAACGTCAGCGGGCAGTTCTACGAGTACACGCTAAGGGGGGAAGTCAGCCGGAGCAAAGGCCAAGTGCAGGATGACGAGATGCTGCGAAAG GTGACCTTCGACCCAGAAgtgtttttcaacattttgttgcCTCCCATAATCTTCCACGCAGGTTACAGCTTGAAGAGG AGGCACTTTTTCAGAAACATTGGCTCCATCTTGGCGTATGCTTTCATGGGAACGGTTATCTCCTGCTTTGTTATCGG GCTCATCATGTACGGCTTTGTTTCCTTCATGAAAGTTGTGGGGCAGCTCGGGGGGGACTTTTACTTCACTGACTGCCTCTTTTTTGGGGCCATCGTCTCAGCAACAGACCCAG TGACCGTGCTGGCGATCTTCAACGAGCTGAAAGTAGACGTCGACCTGTACGCGCTGCTATTCGGGGAGAGTGTTCTCAATGATGCCGTGGCCATCGTCCTCTCCTC CTCCATCGTGGCGTATCAGCCTGCAGGGGACAACAGCCACAGCTTCGAGGCCATGGCCGTGGTGAAATCCTTCGGCGTCTTTCTGGGTGTCTTCAGCGGCTCCTTCGCTCTGGGAGTGGTTACCGGAGTCCTGACCGCATTC GTGACCAAGTTCACCAAGCTGAGGGACTTCCCTTTGCTGGAGACGGCGCTCTTCTTCCTGATGTCCTGGAGCACTTTTCTGCTGGCCGAGGCCTGTGGGTTCACAG GTGTGGTAGCGGTGCTGTTCTGTGGGATCACTCAGGCTCATTACACCTACAACAATCTGTCTCCTGAGTCTCAAGACAGGACCAAACAG TTGTTTGAGCTGCTGAACTTCCTGGCAGAGAACTTCATCTTCTCCTACATGGGTCTGACTCTCTTCTCCTTCCAGTCACACGTCTTCAACCCGCTGTTCATCATCGGCGCCTTT GTGGCGGTGTTTCTTGGCAGGGCTGCAAACATCTACCCCTTATCCTTCCTCCTCAACCTGGGCCGCAGAAACAAGATCGGACCCAACTTTCAGCACGTCATGATGTTTGCAG GTCTGCGAGGAGCGATGACCTTTGCCCTGTCTATCCGGGACACGGCTACCTACGCCCGTCAGATGATGTTTTCAACCACCCTCCTGATCGTTTTCTTCACCGTGTGGATCTGTGGAGGCGGCACCACGCCCATGCTGTCTTTCATGAGCATACC AGTGGGTGTGGACTCTGATCAAGAAAACTCT AGTTCTGCTGTGTTGGATGGGTCCCAGCGGAGAAGCACCAAACAAGAGAGCGCCTGGCCCTTCAGAATCTGGTACAACTTCGACCACAA CTACCTGAAGCCACTCCTGACCCACAGCGGTCCTCCTCTCACTGCCACGCTGCCGACGTGTTGTGGCCCACTGGCACGATGTCTCACCAGTCCACAGGCATATGAG AACGAAGGGCAGCTGCAGGACGACGACACGGACTTCATCCTGAACGACGCCAACGTCAGCTCCATGTACGCCGACGTCACCGTCAGCACAGACTCGTCCGGCGCTCGCACCGTCAACCCCAAACGCTCCGCCACCGCCGGGGGAGGCTCGTTCAACGACGGCCTGGACCACGAGCTCGCTGTGGCGGAGCGCGACGTGGCAATCCGCGGCACTCGCCTGGTCCTGCCTATGGACGACCCCGTGGACCCGCCCACGACCGTCACCCTTCCCCCGCCGCCCTCTCCGCCCCGCTCTGAACCTCACAGGCACAGACTGTAG
- the LOC108238928 gene encoding cytokine receptor common subunit gamma produces MSARLLLFLCLFGPIMAQNPPDVTCRVMNLEYVHCSWNSQSVPEVNYTFSSWFGNKKESTCDEYVFENNTAVGCNQPCEKGDRFYTFHTVLRHGDKTYPMAHNVKDKVQLNPPTNLTVKNENDFNLWFYWNQSTTRCVEYKVRYRQNNNKWEESKVAAERQSYCINFPSSTSRYELQVRSRITDSCGKSEIWSDWSEPVVWGSNNSTHTNIINESMSVWTPVLYAVGAITLILLVLMLLHYERLRIILVPVVPKPSLKSPDVKDWFQYPKGLMKEGFKANYNEQACLVREYTYISQSATDSTDTSVLTATTYQTDCSVLIAGIESEDPPNFYSFPVSSEDEQQISV; encoded by the exons ATGTCGGCTCGACTGCTTCTGTTTCTCTGCCTCTTTGGACCGATAATGGCCCAAAATCCTCCTG ATGTGACGTGTCGGGTGATGAATCTAGAATATGTTCATTGCTCCTGGAACAGTCAGTCCGTCCCGGAGGTCAATTACACCTTTTCCAGCTG gtttggaaataaaaaagaaagtaccTGTGATGAGTACGTGTTCGAAAACAACACTGCCGTTGGATGTAACCAGCCCTGCGAGAAAGGAGATAGATTCTACACTTTTCACACTGTTCTGCGACACGGCGACAAGACATATCCGATGGCTCACAATGTTAAAGATAAAG TCCAGTTAAACCCACCAACCAACCTgactgtaaaaaatgaaaatgatttcaACCTTTGGTTTTACTGGAACCAGTCCACTACGCGATGTGTGGAGTATAAAGTACGttacagacaaaacaacaacaagtggGAG gagTCTAAAGTTGCTGCTGAGAGGCAGAGTTACTGCATCAACTTCCCCTCCAGCACCTCCAGATATGAGCTGCAGGTACGAAGCCGAATTACTGACAGCTGTGGAAAGTCAGAAATCTGGAGTGACTGGAGTGAGCCGGTGGTCTGGGGCTCCAACAACAGCACAC atacaaatataataaatgagTCGATGTCTGTGTGGACTCCGGTGCTTTATGCAGTGGGGGCCATCACCCTCATCCTGCTGGTCTTGATGTTACTGCATTATGAAAG GCTCAGAATCATCCTCGTCCCCGTGGTTCCCAAACCATCGCTGAAGTCTCCCGATGTCAAG GATTGGTTTCAGTACCCTAAAGGCCTGATGAAAGAAGGCTTCAAAGCCAACTACAATGAGCAGGCCTGCCTGGTGCGCGAGTACACCTACATCTCACAGTCCGCTACCGACAGCACCGACACCTCCGTCCTCACCGCCACCACCTACCAAACCGACTGCTCCGTCCTCATCGCTGGGATCGAATCAGAGGACCCGCCGAATTTTTACTCCTTCCCGGTCTCATCTGAAGATGAGCAGCAGATTTCTGTCTAA
- the LOC108238920 gene encoding cytokine receptor common subunit gamma, which produces MTTQLLLLLCLIGQVLAKNPPEVKCVMMNLENVHCSWKQKQTPEVNYTFSSWFFGDDETICTEYLVENSINVGCFQPTENGNEKRFLSFYTVLKHGSEPYKQEHQLKSRVKLNPPTNLSVKNGSDFNLWFYWNQTRLNTLNTACVQYEVQYRTNNNNWESSDVAPNSQSYSIKYPSSSSRYELQVRSRITDSCGKSEIWSDWSEPVVWGSNMSPDGNINEPMAVWPPVLYALGAITLILLVLILLRYERLRIILIPVVPKPSLNSSNIEFSKGLMKDDFIAKYTEQACIVSEDAHASRSNSISSNSSDLTRDPSDSPVLIAEKSSEELSSPSDAPSEEEQVFV; this is translated from the exons ATGACGACTCAGCTCcttctgctgctctgtctgATTGGACAAGTGTTGGCCAAAAACCCTCCTG AGGTGAAGTGTGTGATGATGAATTTGGAGAATGTTCACTGCTCCtggaaacaaaagcagactCCAGAGGTCAATTACACCTTTTCCAGCTG GTTCTTCGGTGATGATGAAACAATCTGTACTGAATACTTGGTAGAAAACAGCATCAACGTTGGATGTTTTCAGCCAACAGAAAATGGCAACGAGAAAAGATTCTTATCATTTTATACAGTCCTGAAACATGGCAGTGAGCCGTATAAGCAGGAACACCAACTTAAAAGTAGAG TCAAGTTAAACCCACCAACCAACCTGTCTGTAAAAAATGGATCTGACTTCAACCTTTGGTTTTACTGGAACCAGACCCGTCTAAACACTTTGAATACTGCCTGTGTGCAGTATGAAGTTCAATACCgaacaaataacaacaactgGGAG tccTCTGATGTTGCTCCTAATAGCCAGAGTTACTCCATCAAATAtccctccagcagctccagatATGAGCTGCAGGTACGAAGCCGAATTACTGACAGCTGTGGAAAGTCAGAAATCTGGAGTGACTGGAGTGAGCCGGTGGTCTGGGGCTCCAATATGAGCCCAG ATGGAAATATAAATGAGCCGATGGCTGTGTGGCCCCCGGTGCTTTATGCATTGGGGGCCATCACCCTCATCCTGCTGGTCTTGATTTTACTGCGTTACGAAAG GCTCAGAATCATCCTCATCCCTGTTGTTCCCAAACCCTCGCTGAACTCTTCCAACATCGAG TTCTCCAAAGGCCTGATGAAAGACGACTTCATAGCCAAGTACACCGAACAGGCGTGCATTGTGAGCGAGGACGCCCACGCCTCACGGTCCAACAGCATCAGCTCCAACTCCTCCGACCTCACCAGAGATCCCAGTGACTCCCCCGTCCTCATCGCTGAGAAGAGCTCAGAGGAGCTGTCTTCTCCTTCAGACGCTCCGTCTGAGGAGgagcaggtttttgtttaa
- the snx12 gene encoding sorting nexin-12 isoform X2 has protein sequence MTDPVVADTRRLNSKPQDLTDAYGPPSNFLEIDVYDPQIVGVGRNRYTTYEVRMRTNLPIFKLKDSCVRRRYSDFEWLKNELERDSKIVVPPLPGKALKRQLPFRSDEGLFEESFIEERRSGLEQFINRIAGHPLAQNERCLHMFLQEETIDRNYIPGKV, from the exons atgacagatcCTGTAGTAGCAGATACCCGCCGGTTGAATTCCAAGCCCCAGGATCTGACGGATGCTTACGGCCCCCCGAGCAATTTCCTGGAAATAGACGTTTACGATCCACAGATCGTGGGAGTTGGACGGAACCGTTACACAACTTATGAAGTTCGCATGAGG ACAAACCTTCCTATCTTCAAATTGAAGGACTCTTGTGTGAGGAGAAGATACAGTGACTTTGAATGGTTAAAGAATGAGCTGGAAAGAGACAGTAAG ATTGTAGTACCGCCTTTGCCGGGCAAAGCCCTGAAGAGACAGTTGCCATTCCGTAGTGATGAGGGCCTTTTTGAGGAGTCCTTCATTGAGGAGCGGCGATCGGGCCTGGAGCAGTTCATCAACAG aaTTGCAGGTCACCCCCTGGCCCAGAACGAGCGCTGTCTTCACATGTTTCTGCAAGAGGAAACCATTGACCGTAACTACATTCCAGGAAAA gtatGA
- the snx12 gene encoding sorting nexin-12 isoform X1: MTDPVVADTRRLNSKPQDLTDAYGPPSNFLEIDVYDPQIVGVGRNRYTTYEVRMRTNLPIFKLKDSCVRRRYSDFEWLKNELERDSKIVVPPLPGKALKRQLPFRSDEGLFEESFIEERRSGLEQFINRIAGHPLAQNERCLHMFLQEETIDRNYIPGKVRH; the protein is encoded by the exons atgacagatcCTGTAGTAGCAGATACCCGCCGGTTGAATTCCAAGCCCCAGGATCTGACGGATGCTTACGGCCCCCCGAGCAATTTCCTGGAAATAGACGTTTACGATCCACAGATCGTGGGAGTTGGACGGAACCGTTACACAACTTATGAAGTTCGCATGAGG ACAAACCTTCCTATCTTCAAATTGAAGGACTCTTGTGTGAGGAGAAGATACAGTGACTTTGAATGGTTAAAGAATGAGCTGGAAAGAGACAGTAAG ATTGTAGTACCGCCTTTGCCGGGCAAAGCCCTGAAGAGACAGTTGCCATTCCGTAGTGATGAGGGCCTTTTTGAGGAGTCCTTCATTGAGGAGCGGCGATCGGGCCTGGAGCAGTTCATCAACAG aaTTGCAGGTCACCCCCTGGCCCAGAACGAGCGCTGTCTTCACATGTTTCTGCAAGAGGAAACCATTGACCGTAACTACATTCCAGGAAAAGTACGACACTAG